A window of Dorea formicigenerans contains these coding sequences:
- a CDS encoding TIGR01212 family radical SAM protein (This family includes YhcC from E. coli K-12, an uncharacterized radical SAM protein.) encodes MAVYWGEKRYHSLDYYLKNTYGSKLYKLSLNGGMTCPNRDGTCGTRGCIFCSQGGSGDFAESPSETIREQIEHGKSKVAAKYGGGSYIAYFQAYTNTYAPVDYLRKIFTEAIMHPDIRILSVATRPDCLGEDILNLLHELNQIKPVWIELGLQTIHEDTASYIRRGYDLPVFEHALKRLRQMGIPVIVHTILGLPGEDIKRNLETMHYLNEHHIQGIKLQLLHVLKYTDLADDYLTGRFSIYSMEEYFEVLSSCICNLSPDIVIHRLTGDGPKDLLIAPTWSTNKRHVLNQMQSWFKIHDIWQGKEL; translated from the coding sequence ATGGCTGTTTACTGGGGCGAAAAGAGATACCATTCTCTGGACTATTATCTCAAAAACACCTATGGCAGCAAATTATATAAACTATCACTGAACGGAGGCATGACTTGTCCGAACCGAGATGGAACATGCGGAACCCGTGGCTGCATTTTCTGCAGTCAGGGTGGTTCTGGTGATTTTGCCGAATCACCTTCCGAGACGATTCGTGAACAGATTGAACATGGAAAATCTAAAGTCGCCGCCAAATATGGAGGCGGTTCTTATATTGCATACTTTCAAGCATATACGAACACTTATGCACCTGTAGACTACCTTCGTAAAATATTTACTGAGGCAATCATGCACCCGGATATCAGAATTCTTTCTGTAGCAACAAGACCGGACTGTCTCGGTGAAGATATTTTAAATCTTCTTCATGAATTAAATCAGATCAAACCTGTCTGGATTGAGCTTGGACTTCAGACAATTCATGAAGATACGGCATCTTATATCCGGCGCGGCTATGATCTTCCGGTATTTGAACATGCATTAAAGAGACTTCGTCAAATGGGTATTCCGGTAATCGTACACACGATTCTCGGACTTCCAGGAGAAGATATCAAGCGGAATCTTGAGACTATGCATTATCTGAATGAACACCACATTCAGGGAATCAAGCTACAGCTTTTACATGTTCTGAAATACACAGATCTCGCGGACGATTACCTGACAGGCAGATTTTCTATTTATTCCATGGAAGAATATTTTGAAGTCTTAAGTTCCTGTATCTGCAATCTGAGTCCGGATATTGTCATTCATCGGCTCACCGGGGACGGTCCAAAAGATCTTCTGATTGCTCCTACCTGGAGCACAAACAAACGACATGTCTTAAACCAGATGCAGTCCTGGTTCAAGATTCACGACATCTGGCAGGGAAAGGAGTTGTAA